One window of Hippoglossus stenolepis isolate QCI-W04-F060 chromosome 1, HSTE1.2, whole genome shotgun sequence genomic DNA carries:
- the slc30a4 gene encoding zinc transporter 4 gives MSGGNLFSKVRSAFRRERGDWALSDTAPFDFSDELVEDDAPKFNKLKVVVSGEMSDYSAGAPSNGVPVSTMLVAADDDDDSLLDSSSGLGSPSVNMDPCDSCTKRREMIKHKKVMKRLMVAAVLYLLFMTGEIIGGYVSNSLAIMTDAVHMLTDVVGILFSLLALWLSTKPPTKRFTFGLHRLEVVSAVVSVLLIYILTAILLYEAVQRTVHQDFNIDGDVMLITAAVGVAVNLVMGFLLNQGGHLHSHGPGHGHGHSHGSAVASGSQSAGSGHQQRSHGSLAVRAAFIHALGDLLQSVGVLIAAYVVRFKPELKLADPICTYIFSVLVLFTTIRIMRDTVVIVLEGVPRHLDSQRIKEDLLKLEDVHSIDELNIWALTTDKTAAVVHLQLTPSSADNWEDVQARARHLLIHTYGLTRCTVQVQTHRQRLAHSCAHCQQSSA, from the exons ATGTCCGGTGGGAACCTTTTCAGCAAAGTGCGCTCCGCCTTCCGGAGGGAGCGAGGGGACTGGGCCCTCAGCGACACGGCCCCCTTCGACTTCTCCGATGAGCTGGTGGAGGACGATGCGCCCAAATTCAACAAGCTCAAGGTGGTGGTGTCCGGGGAGATGTCCGACTACTCCGCCGGGGCTCCGTCCAACGGGGTGCCGGTGAGCACGATGCTGGTGGCGGCGGACGACGACGACGACTCCCTGCTCGACTCCTCCTCGGGCCTGGGCAGTCCGAGTGTGAACATGGACCCCTGTGACAGCTGCAccaagaggagggagatgatCAAGCACAAGAAGGTGATGAAGAGGCTCATGGTCGCTGCTGTGCTGTATTTGCTCTTCATGACGGGGGAGATCATAG GTGGTTATGTGTCAAACAGCTTAGCCATTATGACTGATGCGGTCCACATGCTGACGGACGTGGTGGGCatcttgttttctctgctggCCCTGTGGCTCTCCACCAAACCCCCCACCAAGAGATTCACCTTCGGACTGCATCGCCTCG AGGTGGTATCGGCCGTCGTCAGCGTGCTGCTCATCTACATCCTGACGGCCATCCTGCTCTACGAGGCGGTGCAGAGGACGGTGCACCAGGACTTCAACATAGACGGAGACGTCATGCTCATTACCGCAGCTGTTGGAGTAGCTGTCAACCTGGT AATGGGTTTCTTATTAAACCAAGGGGGTCACCTGCACTCGCACGGCCCCGGTCACGGTCACGGTCACTCTCACGGCTCTGCAGTTGCCTCAGGGTCACAGTCGGCCGGGTCGGGTCACCAGCAGCGCTCCCACGGCAGCCTGGCTGTCAGGGCAGCCTTCATCCACGCTTTGGGAGACCTCCTCCAGAGCGTCGGGGTGCTCATAGCTGCCTACGTCGTCCGCTTCAAG CCGGAGTTGAAGCTGGCTGACCCCATCTGCACCTACATCTTCTCCGTTCTGGTTCTCTTCACCACAATCCGCATCATGCGAGACACCGTAGTCATCGTGCTGGAGG GTGTTCCCAGACACCTGGACTCTCAGCGAATCAAAGAGGACCTCCTGAAGCTGGAGGATGTCCATTCAATCGATGAGCTGAACATTTGGGCTCTGACCACTGACAAGACTGCAGCAGTCGTacatctgcagctca CACCCTCTAGTGCTGACAACTGGGAGGACGTCCAGGCGAGGGCCCGGCACCTCTTGATTCACACCTACGGCCTCACCAGATGCACAGTGCAggtgcagacacacaggcagaggcTGGCACACAGTTGTGCACACTGCCAACAGTCCAGTGCTTAA
- the spata5l1 gene encoding spermatogenesis-associated protein 5-like protein 1 gives MTSLRLLSVDPSDRGSQRCRLGPGLMSALGLSLGSPLLVPVPGGSCLCTAWPRSDLAEGFLQMDLKCSSPGLISRPPTLLHLDPDQLTPVPCPKLKGVKITVVVQTFDFKKHTPHKVIHELVKDMLRGVCVHEKHVINLEDVDTEIRYVVIESLHPDSTSSGLITSKTGVEIIGIQTVRHYRSQQQDQNTVSLGGLEEVSASLREMLQLPLLYPGTLNSLGVSCPRGVLLVGPSGVGKTLLVHKVVGEVGASLVLVRGPEVVGSRPGESEERLRAVFERARAAAEEGPCVLFLDELDSLCPRRTGSSAPENRLVAQLLTLMDGINQSDRFLIVGATNRPDSLDPALRRPGRFDREVIIGAPTLQQRKAILCVLCARMPLGPSVDMAELASRTSGFVGADLSALCREAAMHALRESSKTHACFFLLHYCLQGSGSCLRGSLGRTELTPVSLEQIGGLDEVKLKLRQSIEWPMKYPEAFVRLGLSRPRGVLLYGPPGCAKTTLVRAAASSSHCAFLSVSGADLYSPYVGDSEKALAQLFRQARACAPCILFLDEIDSLIGSRSNNQSSGVHTRLLSVLLNEMDGVGLKSLERRGTEKILQAEGVEETRPQDQLDCQEVCNRDVMVVAATNRPDCLDSALLRPGRLDHIIYVPPPDQQARLAVLKVCMQSMPVAADVCLEELASKSELYSGADLENLCKEAALLALQEENMAASVIKHTHFLKALRKMSPSLTAQQIHTYQTHLR, from the exons ATGACGTCCCTGCGGCTGCTGTCGGTGGATCCGTCAGACCGGGGCTCTCAGAGATGCAGGCTGGGTCCCGGCTTGATGTCGGCCCTGGGTCTGAGTCTGGGCTCCCCCCTGCTGGTGCCTGTCCCGGGGGGAAGCTGCCTGTGCACCGCCTGGCCCCGCTCCGACCTGGCAGAGGGTTTTCTGCAGATGGACCTGAAGTGTTCGTCTCCCGGTCTGATCTCTCGTCCTCCCACACTCCTGCACCTGGACCCCGACCAACTCACGCCTGTACCCTGCCCCAAACTGAAAGGTGTTAAGATAACCGTCGTAGTCCAGACTTTTGACTTtaagaaacacacacctcacaaaGTTATTCATGAGCTCGTGAAAGACATgctgagaggtgtgtgtgtccatgagaAGCACGTGATAAACCTGGAGGACGTTGACACAGAGATCAGATATGTTGTGATTGAAAGCCTTCACCCGGACTCTACCAGTTCTGGATTAATCACCTCGAAAACCGGTGTGGAGATAATTGGCATCCAGACAGTCCGCCATTACAGGAGTCAGCAGCAGGACCAGAACACCGTGTCACTGGGGGGACTGGAGGAG gTGAGTGCTTCCCTGAGAGagatgctgcagctgcctctGCTTTACCCAGGTACCCTGAACTCACTGGGTGTGTCGTGTCCCAGAGGTGTCCTCCTGGTGGGGCCCTCAGGGGTGGGCAAGACCCTGCTGGTCCACAAAGTGGTGGGGGAGGTGGGAGCCAGTCTGGTGTTGGTCAGAGGaccagag GTGGTGGGATCCCGGCCGGGTGAGAGCGAGGAGAGGCTGCGGGCTGTGTTTGAGCGAGCTCGAGCTGCAGCCGAAGAGGGCCCGTGTGTGCTGTTCTTAGACGAGCTGGACTCTCTGTGTCCGAGGAGAACCGGCTCGTCGGCACCGGAGAACCGCCTGGTGGCTCAGCTCCTCACTCTGATGGACGGGATCAATCAGTCTGATCGCTTCCTCATCGTTGGAGCCACCAACCGGCCGGACAGCTTAGACCCGGCACTGCGGCGACCGGGAAGATTCGACAGAGAA gttATCATCGGAGCTCCCACTTTGCAGCAGAGAAAAGCCAtcctgtgtgttctgtgtgcgAGGATGCCTCTGGGTCCCAGCGTCGACATGGCCGAGCTCGCATCGAGAACTTCAGGCTTCGTAGGAGCGGACCTCAGTGCTTTGTGCAGGGAGGCTGCCATGCACGCTCTACGAGAAAGCTCTAAG ACtcatgcatgtttttttcttttacattattGTCTGCAGGGTTCAGGGTCCTGCCTGCGCGGCAGCCTGGGCAGGACGGAGCTCACTCCGGTGTCCTTGGAGCAGATAGGAGGCCTGGACGAGGTCAAGCTCAAACTAAGACAG AGTATCGAGTGGCCGATGAAGTACCCGGAGGCGTTTGTGCGTCTGGGTCTCAGTCGGCCCCGTGGCGTGCTGCTCTACGGACCTCCAGGATGTGCAAAGACGACCCTtgtcagagctgcagcgagCTCCTCCCACTGtgccttcctgtctgtcagtggCGCTGACCTCTACTCTCCCTATGTCGGAGACTCAGAAAAGGCTTTAGCACAG CTGTTTCGACAAGCCCGCGCCTGCGCCCCCTGTATCCTGTTCCTCGACGAGATTGACTCTCTGATTGGCTCTCGGTCGAACAACCAATCCAGCGGTGTGCACACACGCctcctgtctgtgctgctgaatGAGATGGACGGGGTCGGCCTGAAGTcgctggagaggagagggactgAGAAGATCCTCCAGGCAGAGGGAGTGGAGGAGACTCGCCCTCAGGACCAG TTGGACTGCCAGGAAGTATGCAACAGAGATGTGATGGTTGTAGCCGCCACAAACAGACCTGACTGCTTAGACAGCGCCCTCCTCAGGCCTGGCAGACTGGACCACATCATCTACGTCCCACCACCCGACCAGCAG GCTCGACTCGCTGTCCTGAAGGTGTGTATGCAGTCAATGCCTGTCGCTGCTGATGTGTGTCTGGAGGAACTAGCGTCAAAGAGCGAGCTTTACTCTGGAGCTGACCTGGAAAACCTGTGTAAAGAG gctGCTCTGCTGGCGCTTCAAGAAGAGAACATGGCGGCTTCTGtcatcaaacacactcacttccTGAAGGCCCTCAGAAAGATGAGCCCCTCTCTCACTGCacagcagatacacacatatCAAACACACCTCAGATGA
- the LOC118104918 gene encoding NAD(P) transhydrogenase, mitochondrial, with protein MSTLLRCISSSSATFLKRGVRHKIPGRRQFRTFPVLWDQNASRGVLYKDVVVGVPKETLQNERRVALSPAGVQALVKQGFNVQVESGAGEESKFSDQQYQEAGATITDVNGALSSDLVLKVRAPSLSEVDLLKPKSTLVSFIYPAQNSELMARLSERQSNVLAMDQVPRVTIAQGYDALSSMANIAGYKAVVLAANNFGRFFTGQITAAGKVPPAKVLVIGGGVAGLAAAGAAKSMGAIVRGFDTRPAALEQFKSFGVEPLEVNIKESGDGVGGYAKEMSKEFIDAEMALFAKQCKEVDIVITTALIPGKRAPILIKKEFVESMKDGSVVVDLAAEAGGNIETIKPGELYVHKGVTHIGYTDLPSRMASQASALYSNNVLKLLKAISPDKEYFHYEPTDQFDYGTIDHVIRGTLVMKEGQNMFPSPLPKTVPPAPIKQKTIIELKAEKAATVSPFNRTMTSAGVYTAGLSTCLALGIISPNAAFTQMVTTFGLAGIVGYHTVWGVTPALHSPLMSVTNAISGLTAVGGLVLMGGGLTPSSLPESLALAAAFVSSINIAGGFLITQKMLDMFKRPTDPPEYNYLYILPGAAFVGGYGASVAAGYSIEQMMYLGSGMCCVGALAGLSTQRTSRLGNTLGMMGVAGGIAATLGALQPSPELLSQMSLAMATGGTLGLTIAKRIEISDLPQLVAAFHSLVGLAAVLTCVAEYMIEFPHLDTHPAAGMVKTVAYLGTYIGGVTFSGSLVAYGKLQGILNSAPLMLPGRHMLNAGLMAASVGGIVPFMLSTSYGTGMGCLMGVSGLSTVMGVTLTAAIGGADMPVVITVLNSYSGWALCAEGFLLENNLMTIVGALIGSSGAILSYIMCVAMNRSLPNVILGGYGTTSTAGGKPMEIVGTHTEVNVDQTIDIIKEANSIIITPGWGLCAAKAQYPIADMVKMLKEQGKSVRFGIHPVAGRMPGQLNVLLAEAGVPYDVVLEMDEINQDFPETDLTLVIGANDTVNSAAQEDPNSIIAGMPVLEVWKSKQVVVMKRTLGVGYAAVDNPIFYKPNTSMLLGDAKKTCDSLQAKIREAFY; from the exons ATGTCGACCCTCCTGCGCTGCATCTCCAGCTCTTCTGCCACTTTCCTGAAGCGGGGGGTCCGTCACAAGATTCCTGGAAGGAGGCAATTCAGGACTTTCCCTGTGTTATGGGACCAAAATGCCTCCAGAG gtgtgcTCTACAAGGACGTGGTGGTGGGCGTCCCTAAGGAGACCTTACAGAATGAGCGGCGCGTGGCGTTGTCGCCTGCCGGCGTGCAGGCGTTGGTCAAACAGGGCTTCAACGTGCAGGTGGAgagtggagctggagaggaatCCAAGTTCTCTGACCAACAGTACCAGGAGGCTGGAGCCACCATCACTGACGTCAACGGAGCCTTAAGCTCAGACTTGGTCCTCAAG GTCCGAGCCCCCAGCCTAAGCGAGGTGGACCTCCTGAAGCCCAAGAGCACCTTGGTGAGCTTCATCTATCCAGCGCAGAACTCAGAGCTGATGGCGAGGCTGTCGGAGAGACAGAGCAACGTGCTGGCCATGGACCAGGTGCCCAGAGTCACCATCGCACAGGGCTACGACGCACTCAGCTCCATGGCAAACATCGCTGG GTACAAAGCTGTGGTTCTGGCTGCCAACAACTTTGGCAGGTTCTTTACTGGTCAGATcacagctgcaggaaaagtcCCCCCGGCTAAG GTCCTGGTTATCGGAGGTGGAGTGGCTGGtttagcagcagcaggtgcagccAAGTCGATGGGAGCCATAGTGAGAGGATTTGACACCAG GCCGGCAGCCCTGGAGCAGTTCAAGTCATTCGGGGTGGAGCCTTTAGAGGTCAACATCAAAGAGTCTGGCGATGGGGTCGGAGGTTACGCCAAAGAAATGTCCAAAGAGTTCATTGATGCTGAGATGGCTCTCTTTGCTAAGCAGTGCAAAGAGGTTGACATTGTCATCACCACTGCACTGATTCCAG GGAAACGAGCTCCCATCCTGATCAAGAAGGAGTTTGTCGAGTCGATGAAGGACGGCTCCGTGGTGGTGGACTTGGCTGCAGAGGCGGGGGGCAACATCGAGACCATTAAGCCTGGTGAGCTGTATGTCCACAAg GGAGTGACACACATCGGTTACACAGACCTGCCCAGTCGCATGGCCTCGCAGGCTAGCGCCCTGTACTCAAACAAcgtcctgaagctgctgaaggcCATCAGCCCCGACAAGGAGTACTTCCACTATGAGCCCACAGACCAGTTTGACTATGGAACAATTGACCATGTCATCCGTGGGACTCTCGTTATGAAG GAAGGCCAGAACATGTTCCCATCCCCGCTGCCCAAAACAGTCCCCCCAGcaccaataaaacaaaaaaccatCATCGAGTTGAAGGCTGAGAAAGCGGCAACGGTTTCCCCTTTCAACCGCACCATGACCTCGGCTGGCGTCTACACTGCAG GTCTCTCCACCTGCCTGGCTCTGGGCATCATATCCCCCAACGCAGCTTTCACTCAGATGGTCACAACCTTCGGCTTAGCGGGGATTGTGGGATACCACACTGTGTGGGGTGTGACCCCCGCTCTGCACTCCCCCCTCATGTCTGTCACCAACGCCATCTCAG gTCTGACGGCAGTAGGTGGTCTGGTGCTGATGGGCGGAGGTCTCACCCCCTCCTCATTGCCCGAGAGTCTGGCTCTGGCTGCTGCCTTTGTTTCTTCCATCAACATTGCTG gagGTTTTCTGATCACCCAGAAGATGTTGGACATGTTCAAGCGTCCCACGGATCCTCCTGAGTACAACTACCTGTACATCCTGCCTGGAGCTGCGTTTGTGGGCGGATACGGAGCTTCGGTGGCAGCTGGATACAGCATCGAGCAG ATGATGTACCTGGGCTCAGGCATGTGCTGCGTCGGGGCGCTGGCCGGCCTCTCTACTCAGCGCACCAGTCGCCTGGGCAACACCCTGGGCATGATGGGAGTGGCCGGGGGCATCGCTGCCACGCTCGGGGCCCTCCAGCCGTCGCCAGAGCTGCTGTCTCAGATGTCTCTGGCCATGGCCACTGGAGGAACCCTCG GTCTGACCATCGCCAAGCGCATTGAAATCTCCGACCTGCCGCAGCTTGTGGCGGCCTTCCACAGCCTCGTGGGGCTGGCAGCCGTTCTCACCTGCGTCGCCGAGTACATGATCGAGTTCCCCCACCTGGACACTCACCCAGCCGCTGGCATGGTCAAAACCGTGGCCTATCTGGGCACCTACATCGGAGGCGTCACCTTCAGTGGGTCACTGGTGGCCTACGGCAAGCTCCAAG GCATCCTGAACTCCGCCCCCCTGATGCTGCCAGGACGACACATGTTGAACGCCGGTCTGATGGCGGCGTCGGTCGGAGGCATCGTGCCGTTCATGCTCAGCACCAGCTATGGTACAGGCATGGGCTGTCTGATGGGCGTGTCGGGGCTTTCCACTGTTATG GGTGTGACTCTGACAGCAGCCATCGGGGGTGCCGACATGCCCGTGGTCATCACCGTGCTGAACAGCTACTCTGGCTGGGCTCTGTGCGCTGAAGGTTTCCTCCTGGAAAACAACCTGATGACGATCGTcggagctctgattggctcctccGGTGCCATCCTCTCCTACATTATGTGTGTG GCTATGAACCGCTCCCTGCCCAATGTGATCCTGGGCGGGTACGGCACCACGTCCACAGCCGGCGGTAAACCCATGGAGATTGTCGGCACTCACACTGAGGTCAACGTGGACCAGACCATTGACATAATCAAAGAGGCcaacagcatcatcatcacaccaG GCTGGGGTCTGTGTGCAGCCAAAGCTCAGTACCCGATCGCAGACATGGTGAAAATGCTGAAGGAGCAGGGAAAGAGCGTCAG GTTTGGTATCCACCCAGTTGCCGGCCGTATGCCCGGCCAGCTGAACGTCCTCCTGGCCGAGGCCGGTGTTCCCTATGATGTGGTCCTGGAGATGGATGAGATCAACCAAGATTTCCCTg AAACAGACCTGACACTGGTCATCGGAGCCAACGACACGGTGAACTCTGCAGCACAAGAAGATCCCAACTCTATCATTGCTGGCATGCCCGTCCTGGAGGTGTGGAAGTCCAAAcag GTGGTTGTGATGAAGCGCACGTTGGGCGTGGGCTACGCCGCGGTAGATAACCCTATTTTCTACAAGCCCAACACATCCATGTTGCTGGGAGATGCCAAGAAGACCTGTGACAGCCTGCAAGCCAAGATCAGAGAGGCCTTCTACTAG
- the c1h15orf48 gene encoding normal mucosa of esophagus-specific gene 1 protein: protein MSGFFQMLRKKKELIPLIGFMAFAAVGATSAALYFLFTKNDVILNKTNNPEPWERVDPSKPQKFITINQKWRPVEELELVKKLTK from the exons atgagtgGATTCTTCCAAAtgttgagaaagaaaaaggag CTGATCCCTCTGATTGGGTTCATGGCGTTTGCTGCAGTAGGAGCCACCTCGGCTGCGCTCTACTTTCTCTTCACTAAGAATGATGTCAT TTTGAATAAGACCAATAACCCAGAGCCATGGGAGAGAGTGGACCCATCAAAACCCCAGAAG TTCATCACCATCAATCAGAAGTGGAGGccggtggaggagctggagctggtgaAGAAACTCACCAAGTAA
- the dtwd1 gene encoding tRNA-uridine aminocarboxypropyltransferase 1 — protein sequence MSSLDPDQHLQLGCRDKTTVSSDSSDTHEPAKPPLHGLKLASHAVLEKAQQRGRLKCSKCGGSRMFFCYTCCSLLGVSLQEIPSIKLPVKIDIIKHPNETDGKSTAIHAKILAQSDVTIYTYPCIPEYEKDKVVLVFPGPGAVSVQDMMQCLRDRSDSRSHDPYEPCIKRLKSEEVQGATHAAESAGTPDEAEGSESRVYPLQRVVFIDSTWNQTNKICTDERLQDLLQVELRARKTCFWRHQKGKPDTYLSTIEAIYYFLKDFHEHCVAREYKGEYDNLLFFYSYLHSVVNKAKISAGKC from the exons ATGAGCAGCCTGGATCCGGACCAGCATCTCCAGCTCGGTTGCCGTGACAAAACAACAGTCTCCAGCGATTCATCAGACACTCATGAGCCGGCCAAGCCGCCTCTCCACGGTCTAAAATTGGCTTCACACGCAGTGCTGGAGAAAGCTCAGCAGAGGGGCAGGTTGAAATGCTCTAAATGTGGAGGATCAAGGATGTTTTTCTGCTACACATGCTGCTCGTTACTGGGTGTCAGCCTGCAAGAAATCCCCTCAATCAAG CTTCCAGTGAAGATAGACATCATCAAGCATCCAAATGAGACAGATGGCAAGAGCACAGCGATCCACGCCAAGATCCTCGCACAGAGCGACGTCACCATATACACGTACCCCTGCATACCTGAGTATGAAAAGGACAAG GTGGTGCTGGTGTTCCCTGGTCCAGGGGCTGTCTCGGTCCAAGACATGATGCAGTGTTTGCGTGACAGGTCTGACAGCAGGTCACATGACCCCTATGAACCCTGCATCAAGAGGCTGAAAAGTGAGGAAGTTCAAGGCGCCACACACGCTGCGGAGAGCGCGGGGACCCCAGACGAAGCAGAGGGCTCCGAGTCACGGGTGTATCCCCTACAGAGGGTGGTCTTCATTGACAGCACATGGAACCAGACCAACAAGATCTGCACCGATGAGAGACTGCAAG ATTTGCTCCAGGTCGAGCTCAGGGCgaggaaaacatgtttctgGCGCCATCAGAAGGGCAAACCAGACACCTACCTGTCTACTATTGAGGCTATTTATTATTTCCTCAAAGACTTCCACGAGCACTGCGTTGCTCGGGAGTATAAAGGAGAATATGACAACCTTCTGTTCTTCTACTCCTACTTGCACTCAGTCGTCAACAAAGCCAAGATTTCTGCTGGAAAGTGCTGA